TGAAAATCCCGTTAAGCACCTGTCGCGCCATGGTAAGGGATGGCCGGATCATTATCCGCCCGAAAAAGTGCGCAAAAAACCGGGTAGAAGTAAACCTCGTTGCCATGCTCAAAGACGCGATAGAGAACAGTTGAGGCGAACCATGCAAAGCACAACACACGCTATCACCAAAATAAGCCGCAGCGCGTCACGCTATCGCGGGTTTGTTATCACCCACAGGCCAAGAACGGCGACCAATCCGATCTCACGGTATGAAATCAGCCTTGGTGATCAGTCGTTCGGCCTGTTCGATGCGCAAGCACTGGCAACCGGCTATATCGAACAACTCTACACACAACGCTAGGTGGCAAGCATGAAATTTGCCTACAGCATCCTTGTTAACGATCTGTTGCAGCAGTACCGCTTTAAAAGCGAGAACATGCGCGCCGTTACCGCAGTTGCTGAAGAAGTGCGCCAATTCTCTCAGAACGACTATGCCTTTCGGTTGAGCGTTGGCCTTGAGGGATTGCTGAGCACCGCGCAGGCGGCGGGTGACGCTGAATCGGCTACAACCCTGGATGAGCTTGTCATAGCGCAGAACATGCAGCAATTAGCCGATGAGCATAATGGAGTATTAAATAAAATGAAAAAGCGCTATTCAAAGCACGGATCACATGCAGGTAGCATTCCTGGGCTGGTTCAGGTCGGCAAAAACGTTTATGTGTATACGGCTGAATTCACTATCCGTAGGTCGCCAAGAAATTTTATTAAGAGAGATAGTTATTTAATTAACAAATGGGCCGATAAAGGCGGTGTCGATAATTATTATGGCCGTGACTTTACCTTAGCTGAAGCAATGCGAACAATTGAAAGGCTGAAGGGTGGAAAAAGTTATGAAAATTGAAATGATTTTCGGCATATTTATTTTTGCTGTGCTGATTGTTAATTTAATTCAGTTTCTAATCAGGCAGCGGTGTGAAAAAGTAAGACAGCAGAAATTAAAAGCGTTCTCTAAATTTAAGGCCCGCCGTGAAGAAGTAGAACGCAAGGCACGCAGGCAACTGTAACAGGTATGCGATATGAAAAGTAACGATCCATCACTTGCCAGCCTGCTTAAACAAGGCTGTCAGGTTACGCACTACCGCAATACTCGCGGCTGGATAGAATGCCCTGATGGGCGTTTCTTTAAGCCAGAGCCAAATAAGGTACGGTTCATTAAAGGTATGAGTAAGTTTGTTTATACGAAGAAGATAAACAAAGGTTTATTTAATGACTTGGCAGGGTTTTTTAGAAAACTGCTGTAGTCATTAAGTAACAGATAAATCTTTTTCTACCTGTCGTCACTTTGTTAAGTGATGGCGAATTTACTCACCCATTAGTGGAGGTAAGTATGTCCAGCAAAGAAAAAGACCTGGATAAAGAAGAGCCAGATCTTGTTTTTCATATGTGTTCAGTGGAGCTAGTAATACGTAGCAGGATTGCCAATGCCTCTGAACTTTTTTCACGCTCAACCTTTTCATATTTCAACGAAAAGGCATCAGCTATTAGATCTGATCTTTTTGATAATTTAATTGAGCAATCAGGTCGCGCGATTGAGTGGCATCTAAACGAATCGCAATCACCTGACTATCCGGCAACTCCGAAGTGCCAGAAATATAAGGAGCAGCTAGCACAAAGCAATGATGCCAGTCTGGCAGTCTCCGCAATTGAGGATGAGTTAACCGTAAAAGACTTTATTAATCTCATGGAAGCGGCTGAAGCGTCAGTCAGAGGCCTAGGAAAAACAATCAGGCCATGGCACTTATCGAAGGTATTAAAAACATTTGAGTCACTTACGAGACGAGCCGATTAAGGCCGGATAACCGGCCTTCGTTCAGAAAGGCTCAGCAATAAAATCCATCGGTGTGTACGGGTATTTCTTTTTTAGTTTGATGCTTACCGCATCATGTATTCCCCGAAGTTCTCTATTGCCTCCGTGGCTGGTTGTTGGAAGTGATTCATTTAGCAGAGTATCAAGCGATTTGAGGCATTCGATGATTTTTTATCTTTGATCCATCGATATTTCCTTTTAGTGGTGTGTAGTTATGCCGCTCGCTTCTTGCTTCTTGCTGGAAGGCGGCAGCTTAAGCTTAATGAGGCTTCAAATTATGACTAAACGTGACCAATACAGTTTCATCCTGAACGTTTTATTACCAACGATTGAGCGTGAGGGATTGACGATCAAGACCCACGGGAGTGGTAAGTTAACGCTCTCCCCCGAAGATCCCTCAGTGACCTGTTTCATTCAAGACATGCGGCAGCGCCTGACTTCGGCATTGCTGCGTCCTGCTCCACCTTCATCGCCATACGGAGTTTAACCGCCATGAATCACTTAATGATCGATCTCGAAACGCTCGGAACGGATTCAACCGCGCCAATAGCTTCTATAGGTGCTGTTTTTTTTGAGCCTTCAACGGGCTGCACCGGGGGCCGTTTTTATGTTCGCGTGGATTTTGCCAGCGATATGGCGTTAGGGGCTAAACCTGACGGGTACGCCATGAAATGGTGGCTGAAGCAAAGCAGTGAAGCGCGTGCAGAACTGGTTAACGATGAAGCGTTGCCTGTTGGCCGGGCGCTATCGCAGTTATGCCAGTTTATCAAGGATAATCAGCAGCCTGCTGGGAAGAAGCATTTACGTGTTTGGGGTAATGGTGCGTCATTCGATTGCGTGATTTTACGCGCCGCCTATGCGCGCGTCGGCATTACGCCACCGTGGGATTGGTGGAGGGATCTTGATGTTCGTACCGTAGTAGAAATGGGGCGCGGGTTGGGTTATGACCAAAAGTATAATCTTATTTTCAAAGGCGTTCAGCATACTGCGCTTGATGATGCGTTACACCAAGTGGCTTACGTTTCGGAGATTTGGCAACGCCTGACAGCCGATAAGGAGCCAATATTATGATCCGCCCGTTCATCAAATGGGCGGGTGGTAAATCACGCGTCCTTCCTGATCTGCTGCCACACCTTCCTAAAGCTGACTGCCTGATCGAACCGTTCGTAGGCGGCGCTTCGGTATTTCTTGCGACTGAATACCGCCGCTATGTGCTGGCCGATATCAACCCGGATCTGATTAACCTGTATCGCTGCGTAACAAGTTACATGGATTTGGTTATCGAAACCGCGCAGGAAATATTTGAAAAGTTCAACGATGCCGAGGGCTACGGCAAAATTCGCACTGCTTTCAACACTCAAAGGCGATCCACACGTAAGTGTGCGCACACGCTGGAGAATATTGGACGCGCTGCGCAATTCCTCTATCTGAACCGCCATTGTTATAACGGCGTTTGCCGTTACAGCAAGAAGACCGGATTTAACGTGCCGTTTGGCAAGTATAAAAGCGTCTACTTTCCTGATAATGAAATCCGCCTGTTTGCCGAAAAGGCCAATGACACTAAGGCAATATTTCTTTGCGTACCGTTTGAACGTTCCCTACAGGTCGTCACTGGTGGCGACGTTCTCGTTTACTGTGATCCGCCGTACCTGCCTGCCAGCGATACCGCCAATTTTACCCAATACCACACCGAGCCATTCACAGAGAGCCATCACCGCCAGTTAGCGGCGGATCTGCTGGAAGTGAATCGCAAATATGGCGTGCCGGTTGTCATTTCCAACAGCGACACCGAAACCACCCGCGAGATTTACCACCGCTTCCGCCTGCATGAAATTAACGTGCAGCGCTCTGTAAGCACTGACACCAGCAACCGCCAGAGGGCCAAAGAAGTGATCGGCACTTTGGGACTCAGCATTCTTGACGAGTATCAGGCCGATTGCGGGATCTGTGAAAGCTGCGGGCAGTGTGCAGAGGGGGCATGACTGTGACGGCCTATTACAACGAGATCGATCCCTTTGCGGCCCAATGGCTGCGCAATCTGATTGACGCCAAGCATATTGCCCCCGGTGTCGTTGACACTCGCTCAATTGAGGACGTTACTGCAAATGACCTTAAAGGATTCACGCAATGCCATTTTTTTGCCGGGATCGGCGTCTGGTCATATGCCCTGCGCAACGCCGGATGGCCAGATGAAAAGCCGGTCTGGACAGGCTCTTGTCCGTGCCAGCCTTTCAGCGCGGCAGGCAAAGGCCATGGGTTTGATGACGAGCGGCACCTCTGGCCTGCGTTTCACTGGCTCATCAGCGAGTGCCGCCCTCAGTGCATCTTTGGCGAGCAGGTTGCAAGCGGTAACGCGAACGCTTGGTTCGACCTTGTACAAGCTGACCTGGAAGCCATGGACTACGCCTTCGGGCTTGTCCCGTTCCCGGCTGCGGGCGTCGGTGCGCCGCATATCCGAGACCGTGCCTACTGGGTGGCCCACACCCACAACACGGGAAGATGGGAAGGAATGCCAAAATGTGCCGCTGAACGCGTTGCTGGGGCGAGTGGTGTGGCTGACCGGCTGGCCAACACCGACATGCAATACGAATCCACAACCGGAGACGCCAAGGGGGCTTCAAAATCTGGCGGGCGCGGCAAGGTTAGCGGGCTGGGCAACACCCAACACAATGGATATCTTACCGATGAGATGTCGGAAAGCATTAGCGAAAGCGAGGAAGAAAGGCGGTTGCTCGAATCTCAAAGACCAGATACACGAGATAGTGTACTGCAAACATCCCTGCCGACTAACAGCTTCTGGCGAAATGCTGACTGGCTCTTCTGCCGGGATGAAAAGTGGCGGCCAGTTGAACCCGGCACATTCCCGCTGGCTGATGGGGCTTCCGCAAGAGTGGGACGACTACGCGCCTACGGTAATGCCATCGTTGCGCCGGTCGCCGAAGCGTTCATAGCCTCATATCTGGACAGTGTGCAATGACCACGGTAACCCGTGGCCGTTGCGCTCCTTCTTCGCCCCCACCTTTTCCGGGTAGCCCTGTTGATACTACCCGGTATGCTTACGCATGGAATAAGCCAGGCCAGGCAATTGGCCATGATCTGTCTCCTTCTTGCCGTGGTTTCGATTACCTGACGCCGGACGGCACCCGCAAGCATATTGATATCGCCAATCTGTACGAAGAGAACGAAAAGCCGGAGCGAAGCAAGCTGTTGCGCCGCCGCCTCGCTTCTCTTCCGCAGTATATCCGCCGCCACTTTGCCGCGAAGCTGGACGCGCTGGACGCGAAAGACCGCAAAGCGGCAGATCACTGGCTGATTAACACCTTTGAGCGCCATGTATTAACGCGTATTGATAGCGTGAATAGCGTTTACCAGCCTGATAGCGTGATGCCTGGCATCCTTCTGACAATCCGCGATCAGCTTTTCCGTATGCTCTGGGCAGGGAAGAAAGAGTTAAAAAGACTGGCTTATACGCTTTCCGATATCTTTACGAGCGAGTTTATACGCGAGTCCGATCACCAGCTTGCGCGCACTGGCGATCCTGAGTTCGCGGCGCTTTCTGGCTATGGCCGTATTGCGTCGCTGGCGGTGCATTTGAAAACGCCGATCCCCAGTTGGACAGCGTATTGCAATGAAGAACTGGAAGCGGAGGACGCGTTACGCGCGGTTCTTCGTCTTGAGTCACCACAGTGGTGGTTAAACCGCCTGCGCCGTATCCATGCCCGTTGGCGTGAGCATTTGATGATTGCAGCGGGATACGTCCAGAAAAAATCCTCCCCATACAGTAGCACCCCGTGCCTTACGGAATGGTTGGCCCAGAAAAAGGCTAACCGTGAATACCTTAAGGCTATGGAGCTGGAAGACCAGGACACGGGCGAGCGCATTTCACTTATCGATAAAGTCGCCGGTAGTGTCGCCAATCCGGCCAACCGTCGCCGCGAACTCATGACGAGAATGCGCGGATTTGAGGATCTGGCGAAGTTGGAAGGGCTGGCCGGTGACTTTTACACACTGACAGCGCCTTCCCATTACCACTCCATGCAGCATAACGGGTGCCGCAATAATAAATACTGTGGCGCGTCGCCGCGCGAAACGCAGCAATATCTTTGCAAGGTCTGGGCGAGAACCCGTGCAGCGTGGAAGAGAAAAGGGATCCGCGTCTTTGGTTTCCGCGTGGTCGAACCGCACCACGATGCAACGCCACACTGGCATTTACTTCTTTTTATGCGCCCGGAATGCGTCGAGCAGGCGCGCGAAATCTTCCGTACCTATGCCCTGAAAGAAGACGGCCACGAACCGGGAGCGCAGGAAAATCGCTTTCAGGTTGTGCCAATCGATGAAGCCCACGGCAGCGCTACCGGATATATAGCGAAATACATTTCCAAGAATATCGACGGCTTCGCGCTGGATGGCGAGAAGGACGACGAAACCGGGGAAGACCTGAAAGAAATGTCACTCCGTGTTAGCGCGTGGGCGTCGCGCTGGTCTATTCGTCAGTTTCAGCAGATCGGCGGTGCGCCGGTCACGGTATACCGCGAACTTCGCCGCCTGGGCGATCGTGAACTGGTGTTACACCCTGAACTGGAAACCGCACGGCAGGCTGCTGATGCAGGAGAATGGGATAACTACGTGTTAGCCCAGGGAGGCCCGTTGGTTGAGCGCGATAATGTGCGTATCCGTCTGAACTATGAAACCACCGAAAACGGCAATGCCTACGGCGATGACGTCCAGAGAATTACCGGTATTTACTGCCCGATGACGGGCAGCGAATCGTTGATATTCACCCGCACCACTCAATACATAATTGTGCCAAAGCACCAGAGCGTTGACGGCGTGGTCGTTGACGTTGGTTTTTCAGGCGGCAGCGCCGCCCCTTGGAGTTCTGTCAATAACTGTACTGAGCACGAAAAACATACAGATCCGGGTGGTGAGCATCCGCCAGATAATCAGCCCGAACAGTTGGCCTTTGGTCAATTGACCAGGGCGCAGCGAAAACAGCTACAAGCCAGCTTGCACAGTGACCAGCCTCGGCGACAAAAATCTTCTGCTGATGAGTTTGAAGCATTGGCGCGAGCCATTGTTAGTGGTGAGTGTTCAGATTATGACCGCAGCAGGGCTGACAGCTATCTACGTGCGGCGCACACAATCCGGCAGGCAGAACAACCGGTTACAGCCGGGATCGCCGTATTGGCTAAACAGGTGCAACGTTGGGCAGAGATCAAGCGGGTACCAGTGAGCAAGCCGCAGGCTGTGCAGCTTGCCCAAGGTAATGAAGTGACCGTACTCGACAGTGTCTACCGCGCCAACCTCAACACCGGGGAGATCATCCGGTGCGGAACATTCGAACCATGGCGCAAGGCAATATCACGCAGGGAAACCAGCAGCCTGATCGAAAGGTGGAAAGATGCAGCACAGCGGAAGGCTGATAGTCATTAATAGCTATGTTGGCCGTTCGCATAGACGAAAACGTCTTTTGTGGCCATTAGGTATCGATCATAGGCAAAAGCGACTGTGTTACCAGGCAATACAGCCAGCTATGTCTATGTGGTACCGCCACAGGCCCAGGTGAGAACAGCTGTGCTGCAGCCAAGTTATTTACAACTTATGGAGATTCATCGATATGGGGTATTTAGGAAGTAAAGCCGCAAGTGGTGCATATCAAGCGATCATCAGCCAAATGCCACCGCATGACACCTACATTGAAACGCACCT
The sequence above is drawn from the Serratia symbiotica genome and encodes:
- a CDS encoding DUF4761 family protein; this translates as MKFAYSILVNDLLQQYRFKSENMRAVTAVAEEVRQFSQNDYAFRLSVGLEGLLSTAQAAGDAESATTLDELVIAQNMQQLADEHNGVLNKMKKRYSKHGSHAGSIPGLVQVGKNVYVYTAEFTIRRSPRNFIKRDSYLINKWADKGGVDNYYGRDFTLAEAMRTIERLKGGKSYEN
- a CDS encoding phage filamentation protein Fil family protein — translated: MKSNDPSLASLLKQGCQVTHYRNTRGWIECPDGRFFKPEPNKVRFIKGMSKFVYTKKINKGLFNDLAGFFRKLL
- a CDS encoding 3'-5' exonuclease, whose protein sequence is MNHLMIDLETLGTDSTAPIASIGAVFFEPSTGCTGGRFYVRVDFASDMALGAKPDGYAMKWWLKQSSEARAELVNDEALPVGRALSQLCQFIKDNQQPAGKKHLRVWGNGASFDCVILRAAYARVGITPPWDWWRDLDVRTVVEMGRGLGYDQKYNLIFKGVQHTALDDALHQVAYVSEIWQRLTADKEPIL
- a CDS encoding DNA adenine methylase, whose product is MIRPFIKWAGGKSRVLPDLLPHLPKADCLIEPFVGGASVFLATEYRRYVLADINPDLINLYRCVTSYMDLVIETAQEIFEKFNDAEGYGKIRTAFNTQRRSTRKCAHTLENIGRAAQFLYLNRHCYNGVCRYSKKTGFNVPFGKYKSVYFPDNEIRLFAEKANDTKAIFLCVPFERSLQVVTGGDVLVYCDPPYLPASDTANFTQYHTEPFTESHHRQLAADLLEVNRKYGVPVVISNSDTETTREIYHRFRLHEINVQRSVSTDTSNRQRAKEVIGTLGLSILDEYQADCGICESCGQCAEGA
- a CDS encoding DNA cytosine methyltransferase, whose protein sequence is MTVTAYYNEIDPFAAQWLRNLIDAKHIAPGVVDTRSIEDVTANDLKGFTQCHFFAGIGVWSYALRNAGWPDEKPVWTGSCPCQPFSAAGKGHGFDDERHLWPAFHWLISECRPQCIFGEQVASGNANAWFDLVQADLEAMDYAFGLVPFPAAGVGAPHIRDRAYWVAHTHNTGRWEGMPKCAAERVAGASGVADRLANTDMQYESTTGDAKGASKSGGRGKVSGLGNTQHNGYLTDEMSESISESEEERRLLESQRPDTRDSVLQTSLPTNSFWRNADWLFCRDEKWRPVEPGTFPLADGASARVGRLRAYGNAIVAPVAEAFIASYLDSVQ
- a CDS encoding replication endonuclease codes for the protein MTTVTRGRCAPSSPPPFPGSPVDTTRYAYAWNKPGQAIGHDLSPSCRGFDYLTPDGTRKHIDIANLYEENEKPERSKLLRRRLASLPQYIRRHFAAKLDALDAKDRKAADHWLINTFERHVLTRIDSVNSVYQPDSVMPGILLTIRDQLFRMLWAGKKELKRLAYTLSDIFTSEFIRESDHQLARTGDPEFAALSGYGRIASLAVHLKTPIPSWTAYCNEELEAEDALRAVLRLESPQWWLNRLRRIHARWREHLMIAAGYVQKKSSPYSSTPCLTEWLAQKKANREYLKAMELEDQDTGERISLIDKVAGSVANPANRRRELMTRMRGFEDLAKLEGLAGDFYTLTAPSHYHSMQHNGCRNNKYCGASPRETQQYLCKVWARTRAAWKRKGIRVFGFRVVEPHHDATPHWHLLLFMRPECVEQAREIFRTYALKEDGHEPGAQENRFQVVPIDEAHGSATGYIAKYISKNIDGFALDGEKDDETGEDLKEMSLRVSAWASRWSIRQFQQIGGAPVTVYRELRRLGDRELVLHPELETARQAADAGEWDNYVLAQGGPLVERDNVRIRLNYETTENGNAYGDDVQRITGIYCPMTGSESLIFTRTTQYIIVPKHQSVDGVVVDVGFSGGSAAPWSSVNNCTEHEKHTDPGGEHPPDNQPEQLAFGQLTRAQRKQLQASLHSDQPRRQKSSADEFEALARAIVSGECSDYDRSRADSYLRAAHTIRQAEQPVTAGIAVLAKQVQRWAEIKRVPVSKPQAVQLAQGNEVTVLDSVYRANLNTGEIIRCGTFEPWRKAISRRETSSLIERWKDAAQRKADSH